The genomic segment CTCGCCTGGGAGAAGCGCCCGGGCGCGAACCGCCCGCGCTTCGACCGCACCCCCGAGCATGCGCGTGCGCTGCTGCGCGCGCGGCTGGACACCGTCGAAGCGGAGCTCTCGAGCCGCCCGTACCTGCTGGGACCGCGGCCCTGCTTCGCCGACCTCGCGCTGCACGCGCGCTTCAGCACGTTTCCCGGCCTGGGTATCGCCATCGGGAGCGGCAGCCACCCAGCGGTGCGGGAGTGGCTGCGCCGGCTGGAGCCCGTTCACGCCGAGGCTGATGAGACAATCCGGGTTCGTTGACCCGCGGCACGGCGCACCGTGCACGTCGCATGCAAAAAAAGGTGAAGGAAGAGACCGCGGTCCCGCGCGGCCGCGGCCGGCCGAAGAAGGAACAGCCGGATGCCGACACGCGACAGCTGATCCTGCGCGCGGCGACGCAGGAGTTCCGCGAGCAAGGCTACGGCGGCGCGTCCGTCGCCAACATCTGCAAGCGGGCGCAGATCGCCAACGGAACCTTCTACATCCATTTTCCCGACAAGGCGCAGCTGTACGGCGAGCTGATAGGGGGCACCTTCGCCCGGCTGGCCGAGGCCTTGGTGAAGGCCCAGGTGGAGAACGCCGGACTGGGGGCGGAGGAGCTGGAACGGCGCGACGTCGAGATCATCGTCAACTTCGCCGAGTCCAACCGCGACACGCTGCTGGTCGCCTTCAACGAGCGTGCGCTCGCGCCCTCCGAGGAGGCTTCGCTGATCGACATGTTCGCCAGCCAGCGCGCCGCCGACTTCCGGCGCGGGCGCCTCACGGGGCGGTTCCGCGCCGACGTGAATCCCGTGATCACCGCCTACGCCGAGACCGGCCTGATCGCTGAAGTGCTGCGCTGGTGGCTGCAGAACCCGCGCGCGATCAGCAAGGCGAAGTTGATCGAGGAGCTCCTCGCGCTGAAGCTTCGGCTGTCGCAGCCCGAGCGCGCCGGCCGCCCTTAGGTCGCGCGCTGCGCGG from the Ramlibacter henchirensis genome contains:
- a CDS encoding TetR/AcrR family transcriptional regulator; this translates as MQKKVKEETAVPRGRGRPKKEQPDADTRQLILRAATQEFREQGYGGASVANICKRAQIANGTFYIHFPDKAQLYGELIGGTFARLAEALVKAQVENAGLGAEELERRDVEIIVNFAESNRDTLLVAFNERALAPSEEASLIDMFASQRAADFRRGRLTGRFRADVNPVITAYAETGLIAEVLRWWLQNPRAISKAKLIEELLALKLRLSQPERAGRP